A region from the Pelobates fuscus isolate aPelFus1 chromosome 3, aPelFus1.pri, whole genome shotgun sequence genome encodes:
- the LOC134601087 gene encoding uncharacterized protein LOC134601087 isoform X2, whose product MDPSLDTCNNVVPRYDCGKHTNKKAAVARARLEKSESEDSGVELPPNSPFGSEKSYGQEEPESIDVAYPEEQKHLRTSARKKSDSFVDSSSEETDIVDLTVPLKIEKFKVHRYGDITLQRERDMSGLPHKLEQAVLRSRRQRLSSREPTQNRTNWSNRHYQGSLKDQRRGTPLFHKTRSPTRCHNENEEHDPLHLPGDGLRYLENLCDMLEQIAELQKQNQRLQHEKRQSQERLHNIVLFNDSCQCSSSHSCRVTEGDAPDGSHPCIRTWENQIYRKRASSHTGILRNFQQQPSNRLIETDKTQPHFVSVPNLQENNAHSRDQRKIEVSQWDKMKDLIFKLSRKASSSSVGSASASTRHNYRSQNHSDAPSNAPRRRFLPSLVIRPSRKQGQQYR is encoded by the exons ATGGATCCTAGCTTGGATACCTGTAACAATGTGGTACCTAGATATGACTGTGGAaagcatacaaataaaaaagcTGCAGTGGCACGTGCACGGCTTGAGAAGTCTGAGTCAGAAGATTCAGGGGTGGAACTGCCACCAAACTCACCTTTTGGATCTGAGAAAAGCTACGGTCAGGAGGAACCTGAAAGCATAGATGTGGCATACCCTGAGGAGCAAAAGCATCTCAGAACCTCTGCTCGTAAGAAGTCAGACAGCTTTGTAGATTCTTCTTCCGAGGAGACAGATATTGTGGACTTAACCGTGCCTCTTAAGATTGAGAAGTTTAAGGTCCATCGATATGGGGATATAACCCTACAGCGGGAGAGGGATATGTCAGGCTTGCCCCATAAGCTGGAGCAGGCAGTGCTCCGGAGCAGGAGACAAAGGCTGAGCAGTCGAGAACCAACCCAGAACAGGACAAACTGGAGTAACAGACACTATCAGGGTTCACTCAAAGATCAACGTAGGGGGACACCGTTATTCCACAAGACAAGAAGTCCAACCAGATGTCACAATGAAAATGAG GAACATGATCCCTTACACCTGCCAGGAGATGGCCTGCGTTATCTGGAGAACCTTTGTGACATGCTGGAGCAGATAGCCGAACTACAGAAACAAAATCAGAGGCTACAACATGAGAAGAGACAGTCTCAGGAGAGACTGCACAACATA GTACTGTTTAATGATTCATGCCAGTGCAGCAGCTCCCATTCCTGCAGAGTTACAGAGGGTGATGCCCCTGATGGCTCCCACCCGTGTATAAGGACCTGGGAAAATCAGATTTATAGGAAAAGGGCCAGTTCCCACACAGGCATACTCAGGAATTTTCAACAGCAACCAA gtaacAGGCTGATTGAAACAGATAAAACACAACCTCATTTTGTTAGTGTCCCAAACCTGCAGGAGAATAATGCTCACAGCCGAGATCAACGCAAG ATAGAGGTTTCACAGTGGGACAAAATGAAGGATTTGATCTTCAAGCTGTCACGTAAAGCTTCATCATCATCGGTGGGCTCGGCGTCTGCAAGCACTAGGCATAATTACAG GTCACAGAATCATTCTGATGCTCCGTCCAATGCTCCTCGAAGACGTTTCCTCCCCAGCCTGGTCATTAGACCATCCCGCAAACAGGGACAGCAGTACCGGTGA
- the LOC134601087 gene encoding uncharacterized protein LOC134601087 isoform X1 has product MLGRHGKLTLGALSGADNSKDCVLVGTSAVYRKLMDPSLDTCNNVVPRYDCGKHTNKKAAVARARLEKSESEDSGVELPPNSPFGSEKSYGQEEPESIDVAYPEEQKHLRTSARKKSDSFVDSSSEETDIVDLTVPLKIEKFKVHRYGDITLQRERDMSGLPHKLEQAVLRSRRQRLSSREPTQNRTNWSNRHYQGSLKDQRRGTPLFHKTRSPTRCHNENEEHDPLHLPGDGLRYLENLCDMLEQIAELQKQNQRLQHEKRQSQERLHNIVLFNDSCQCSSSHSCRVTEGDAPDGSHPCIRTWENQIYRKRASSHTGILRNFQQQPSNRLIETDKTQPHFVSVPNLQENNAHSRDQRKIEVSQWDKMKDLIFKLSRKASSSSVGSASASTRHNYRSQNHSDAPSNAPRRRFLPSLVIRPSRKQGQQYR; this is encoded by the exons ATGCTCGGCAGGCACGGGAAGCTGACACTAGGGGCGCTCTCCGGTGCAG ATAATTCTAAGGACTGTGTGCTGGTTGGCACTAGTGCCGTATATCGGAAGCTCATGGATCCTAGCTTGGATACCTGTAACAATGTGGTACCTAGATATGACTGTGGAaagcatacaaataaaaaagcTGCAGTGGCACGTGCACGGCTTGAGAAGTCTGAGTCAGAAGATTCAGGGGTGGAACTGCCACCAAACTCACCTTTTGGATCTGAGAAAAGCTACGGTCAGGAGGAACCTGAAAGCATAGATGTGGCATACCCTGAGGAGCAAAAGCATCTCAGAACCTCTGCTCGTAAGAAGTCAGACAGCTTTGTAGATTCTTCTTCCGAGGAGACAGATATTGTGGACTTAACCGTGCCTCTTAAGATTGAGAAGTTTAAGGTCCATCGATATGGGGATATAACCCTACAGCGGGAGAGGGATATGTCAGGCTTGCCCCATAAGCTGGAGCAGGCAGTGCTCCGGAGCAGGAGACAAAGGCTGAGCAGTCGAGAACCAACCCAGAACAGGACAAACTGGAGTAACAGACACTATCAGGGTTCACTCAAAGATCAACGTAGGGGGACACCGTTATTCCACAAGACAAGAAGTCCAACCAGATGTCACAATGAAAATGAG GAACATGATCCCTTACACCTGCCAGGAGATGGCCTGCGTTATCTGGAGAACCTTTGTGACATGCTGGAGCAGATAGCCGAACTACAGAAACAAAATCAGAGGCTACAACATGAGAAGAGACAGTCTCAGGAGAGACTGCACAACATA GTACTGTTTAATGATTCATGCCAGTGCAGCAGCTCCCATTCCTGCAGAGTTACAGAGGGTGATGCCCCTGATGGCTCCCACCCGTGTATAAGGACCTGGGAAAATCAGATTTATAGGAAAAGGGCCAGTTCCCACACAGGCATACTCAGGAATTTTCAACAGCAACCAA gtaacAGGCTGATTGAAACAGATAAAACACAACCTCATTTTGTTAGTGTCCCAAACCTGCAGGAGAATAATGCTCACAGCCGAGATCAACGCAAG ATAGAGGTTTCACAGTGGGACAAAATGAAGGATTTGATCTTCAAGCTGTCACGTAAAGCTTCATCATCATCGGTGGGCTCGGCGTCTGCAAGCACTAGGCATAATTACAG GTCACAGAATCATTCTGATGCTCCGTCCAATGCTCCTCGAAGACGTTTCCTCCCCAGCCTGGTCATTAGACCATCCCGCAAACAGGGACAGCAGTACCGGTGA